Proteins from one Malaya genurostris strain Urasoe2022 chromosome 2, Malgen_1.1, whole genome shotgun sequence genomic window:
- the LOC131431480 gene encoding gamma-butyrobetaine dioxygenase-like, with translation MTLRVLSSRMLHQTGELLFKVQPVFTSIAMNSERFIPNKSYWNTTPTVSLKYHTRSDLRKAVSASEPLIADHNQTWKIVASYLSETLEVHRQLTVETADGQRFVFPLVWLRDNCQCSECFHAKSYSRILNWELFRVNGVQMRKCVVEDGGSGLQIVWSDGHRSQFGSEWLIERSFNNDCRQEYLNEWYRPRPKLWNKQHFSKILNNFEFEDVISCDKTLLAWIESLIKYGVVMIRNAPLEETESRKLADRVGFIRKTHYGEEYIIKAKEGTSNVAYLSASLQMHTDLPYYDYLPGCNMLHCLVQSESEGGRNLLCDAFYVAERMREKHPEEFRILSETLVNWADVGEDEGREFHSIYRAPVICIGRDGNLERINHSIPQRDSFFNIPLANVEPWYRALELFVGLIHREAVQFKTVPGNILTFSNVRMLHGRSGYTDTVSNTRHIVGAFLDWDEIYSKWRVLKAKARK, from the exons ATGACACTACGAGTACTTAGTTCCCGAATGTTACATCAAACCGGTGAATTGCTCTTCAAAGTTCAACCGGTTTTTACTTCAATTGCGATGAACTCGGAACGATTTATTCCAAACAAATCCTATTGGAATACCACACCGACAGTGTCTCTCAAATATCACACGCGATCAGATTTGCGAAAAGCAgtaagcgccagtgaaccgttgATAGCTGACCACAACCAGACTTGGAAGATAGTAGCATCCTATCTATCTGAGACTCTCGAAGTTCATCGTCAACTCACAGTGGAAACTGCTGATGGGCAACGGTTTGTGTTCCCGCTGGTTTGGCTACGTGATAACTGTCAGTGTTCCGAGTGCTTTCATGCGAAGTCTTATTCACGAATCCTAAATTGGGAACTGTTTCGAGTGAATGGAGTACAAATGCGGAAGTGCGTGGTGGAAGACGGTGGAAGTGGGTTGCAGATCGTCTGGAGTGACGGCCATCGGTCACAGTTCGGCAGTGAGTGGTTGATAGAAAGAAGTTTCAACAATGACTGCAGGCAAGAATACCTCAACGAATGGTACAGGCCCCGTCCAAAACTATGGAATAAACAACATTTTAGTAAGATTCTGAATAACTTCGAATTTGAAGATGTTATCAGCTGTGATAAAACTCTGCTTGCTTGGATTGAATCTTTGATCAAGTATGGTGTTGTGATGATTCGAAATGCACCTCTGGAGGAAACAGAATCAAGGAAGTTGGCGGACCGGGTAGGATTCATTCGGAAGACTCACTACGG TGAGGAGTACATCATAAAGGCGAAGGAAGGAACCAGCAACGTTGCCTACCTGTCTGCATCGCTGCAGATGCACACCGACTTGCCGTACTACGACTATCTTCCGGGTTGCAACATGCTGCACTGCTTGGTCCAATCCGAATCCGAGGGTGGCCGCAATCTACTCTGCGATGCGTTCTACGTAGCGGAGCGGATGCGAGAGAAGCATCCGGAAGAATTTCGTATTTTAAGTGAAACATTAGTCAATTGGGCGGATGTTGGCGAAGATGAGGGCCGAGAGTTCCACAGCATTTATCGAGCGCCGGTGATATG TATCGGTCGCGATGGGAACTTGGAGCGTATTAATCATAGTATCCCTCAGCGAGACAGTTTCTTCAACATTCCTCTGGCCAACGTGGAACCGTGGTACCGGGCACTGGAACTCTTCGTTGGACTTATTCACCGGGAAGCGGTACAGTTTAAAACCGTTCCCGGTAACATACTAACCTTCAGCAACGTTCGAATGCTTCATGGCCGTTCCGGATACACGGATACTGTCAGCAACACTCGACACATCGTTGGGGCGTTTCTTGACTGGGATGAAATCTACTCGAAGTGGCGAGTGCTGAAAGCAAAGGCACGGAAATAA
- the LOC131431484 gene encoding gamma-butyrobetaine dioxygenase-like: protein MLFRTFTPRLLRQLGASLINAERTVVAKSYQLHPAVRNFRFQPVSTVHTCSNARKAVSVDVARLDELRQTPVIRAAYLSNVEENGPRRLIVELSEDLRYEFPLVWLRDNCQCSNCFHSGSYSRILNWEQFDVEAVAIRKCTVPEGGNRLEVVWNDDHRSVFGSEWLVERNFTAENSEHYLNKWYRPKPKLWSRKEFGDILTTFEFDDVINSDEALQGWIETLIKYGIVMIKNAPLTELECRRLANRIGFIRKTHYGEEFIVKAKEGTSNVAYLSTPLQMHTDLPYYDYKPGCNLLHCLVQSQSQGGQNLISDAFFVADLIRREHPEEFKLLSETLVNWTDVGEDEGGQFHSIYRAPVICIGRNGSLERINHSVPQRDSFFNVSLASVEPWYRAMALFVRLIHREAVEFKTAPGDILTFSNVRMVHGRTGYTDTDVNTRHIVGAYLDWDEIYSKLRVLLSRTQK from the exons ATGCTATTTCGAACGTTCACCCCACGGCTACTTCGGCAGCTGGGTGCTTCGCTTATCAACGCAGAACGCACGGTCGTCGCGAAATCTTATCAATTGCACCCTGCCGTCAGGAACTTTCGGTTTCAACCGGTCAGCACCGTGCACACATGTTCGAACGCTCGGAAAGCGGTCAGTGTTGATGTGGCACGGTTAGATGAATTGCGTCAAACTCCAGTAATAAGAGCAGCCTATTTGTCCAATGTGGAAGAGAACGGACCTCGACGGCTGATCGTGGAGCTCTCCGAGGACTTGCGGTACGAGTTCCCGCTTGTCTGGTTACGTGATAACTGTCAGTGTTCGAATTGTTTTCATTCGGGTTCCTACAGCCGCATTCTCAACTGGGAGCAGTTCGATGTCGAGGCTGTAGCGATACGGAAGTGTACAGTGCCGGAAGGTGGAAACCGACTCGAGGTCGTATGGAATGATGATCATCGATCGGTGTTTGGAAGTGAGTGGTTGGTTGAGAGAAATTTTACCGCAGAGAATAGTGAACATTATCTGAACAAATGGTACAGACCAAAGCCGAAATTATGGAGCCGAAAGGAATTTGGAGATATTTTGACTACGTTTGAGTTCGATGATGTCATCAATTCCGATGAAGCCCTGCAGGGCTGGATTGAAACGTTGATCAAGTATGGAATTGTAATGATTAAGAATGCTCCACTCACGGAACTGGAATGCAGAAGGCTTGCCAATCGAATTGGTTTCATTCGCAAAACACACTATGG CGAAGAGTTTATTGTGAAAGCCAAGGAAGGAACCAGCAACGTGGCCTATTTATCCACCCCACTGCAGATGCATACCGACCTGCCTTATTACGATTACAAACCGGGCTGCAATTTACTACACTGTTTGGTTCAATCTCAGTCTCAGGGTGGACAGAACCTTATATCGGATGCCTTTTTCGTGGCTGACCTCATCCGAAGAGAACACCCGGAAGAATTCAAACTATTGTCTGAAACTCTTGTGAACTGGACGGACGTGGGAGAAGATGAGGGCGGTCAATTCCACAGTATTTATCGAGCACCTGTCATTTG CATTGGTCGCAATGGAAGTCTGGAACGAATTAATCACAGTGTACCGCAGAGAGACAGTTTCTTCAATGTATCTTTGGCCAGTGTCGAACCGTGGTATCGAGCCATGGCACTATTCGTTCGTCTGATCCATCGTGAAGCCGTCGAATTCAAAACTGCGCCGGGAGACATACTTACCTTTAGCAACGTACGGATGGTCCATGGACGTACGGGTTACACGGATACGGATGTTAATACCAGACACATCGTAGGGGCTTATCTTGATTGGGACGAGATTTACTCAAAGCTGAGGGTCTTGCTAAGTAGAACTCAAAAGTAG